AATCGTGCAGTGGATTTTGGTAGCGCGCATGGTCCGCTAGCCGGTGGATAAGAAAAAAGAATTCTTACTTTTACGATTGTTGAGGAACTATGGCAGGCGAAGCTCAAACCGCGACGGGGTATATCCAACACCACCTGCAAAACATGACTTACGGCAAGCTGCCGGCCGGGTATACCCGCGCCGACGGTACTGTGCTGAATGAGTCTACTTGGACTATGGCGCATTCCTCCCAGGAAGCTGCGGATATGGGCTTTTGGGCCCTGCACGTAGATACCCTGGGCTGGTCTATCGGCCTCGGTCTGATTTTTTGCTTCCTGTTTGCCCGCGCAGCCAAGAAGGCCAGTGTGGACAAGCCCACAGGCTTCCAGAGCTTTGTGGAGCTGGTTACCGACTTTATCGACAAGCTGGTTAAGGAAACCTTCCCCCACCGCAACACTATGGTTGCCCCGATGGCTCTGACCATCTTTGTGTGGGTTTTCCTGATGAACCTGATGGATTTGGTACCGGTGGACTGGCTGCCGATGGCTGCCGCCAAGATCTCCGGCAACGATCACCTCTTCTTTAAAGTGGTCCCGACTACCGACCCGAACGCCAC
This DNA window, taken from Microbulbifer sp. VAAF005, encodes the following:
- the atpB gene encoding F0F1 ATP synthase subunit A, whose amino-acid sequence is MAGEAQTATGYIQHHLQNMTYGKLPAGYTRADGTVLNESTWTMAHSSQEAADMGFWALHVDTLGWSIGLGLIFCFLFARAAKKASVDKPTGFQSFVELVTDFIDKLVKETFPHRNTMVAPMALTIFVWVFLMNLMDLVPVDWLPMAAAKISGNDHLFFKVVPTTDPNATLGMALAVFALMIFFSIREKGAIGFLKELTLHPFHTGKLFFDILLIPVNFLLEAVSLIAKPISLGLRLFGNLYAGEMIFILIAIVFGVGVLGFIGAGLLHMGWAIFHVLVIVLQAFVFMVLSTVYMAMAHHRDDEHEHDQ